A genome region from candidate division KSB1 bacterium includes the following:
- a CDS encoding response regulator encodes MHVLVVEDDENVRYMVEKILDIEGHKVTTAENGKQALNAIYKDKTLELMITDIVMPEKEGMETIQEAKENRPDLKIIAISGGGRIMAQDYLNTAKILGADLTLKKPFRRQDILDAVEMVMNSDNT; translated from the coding sequence ATGCATGTCCTGGTTGTAGAAGATGATGAAAATGTACGCTATATGGTAGAAAAAATTCTCGATATTGAAGGCCATAAAGTAACCACCGCGGAAAACGGCAAACAAGCATTGAACGCCATCTATAAAGATAAGACCCTCGAATTGATGATCACTGACATTGTCATGCCGGAAAAGGAGGGTATGGAAACCATTCAGGAAGCCAAAGAAAACCGCCCGGACTTGAAAATTATAGCCATCTCCGGTGGCGGCCGTATTATGGCCCAGGATTATCTCAACACCGCCAAAATTCTCGGTGCCGATTTAACCCTGAAAAAACCATTCAGGCGACAGGATATATTGGATGCAGTTGAAATGGTCATGAATTCTGATAACACCTGA
- a CDS encoding sigma-54 dependent transcriptional regulator codes for MRVLLIDDDVNLGKVVSYQLRQNGYQVDTATSGDEGLKKFDQYDYDLIISDLKMPDMSGIKVLEHIRRQDKDVVFIIITAYGSIENAVKACQLGADDYLTKPFGQEQLLFTLKKALKFKTLQTENLNLRHELSATYQLDNMVADSSAMQQVLTITRRVAVSDAPVLILGESGTGKELIARAIHYHSPRKDNPLVTVNCPTIPDNLLESELFGHVKGAFTGALRDRKGKFEQAHTGTLFLDEIGDLNTELQAKLLRVLQEYEFERVGGSESIKVNVRMIAATNRDLYQQVQEGQFREDLYYRLSVVPITIPPLRERPEDIPALVNNFIARYSGDRNMHIDPDLISALESHDWPGNVRELENMIRRMITLSESDRLTLNDLPQTIKTPPERKQIIQVPEQGIPLAEVERRVIRQTLDKTGGNQTRAAHMLNIPRHVLLYRMKKLGMRE; via the coding sequence ATGCGCGTATTATTAATCGATGACGACGTCAATTTGGGTAAAGTCGTAAGCTACCAGCTGCGCCAGAACGGCTACCAGGTGGATACCGCTACCAGCGGCGACGAAGGACTGAAGAAATTTGATCAATACGATTATGACCTGATTATTTCCGACTTGAAAATGCCGGATATGTCCGGGATCAAAGTACTGGAACACATCCGCAGGCAGGACAAAGATGTGGTGTTTATTATCATCACCGCCTATGGCAGTATCGAAAATGCAGTAAAAGCCTGCCAGCTGGGCGCCGATGATTACCTGACCAAACCGTTCGGCCAGGAACAACTGCTGTTCACCCTAAAAAAGGCGCTGAAATTCAAAACGCTGCAGACCGAAAACCTGAATCTGCGACATGAGCTCTCGGCTACCTATCAGCTCGACAACATGGTAGCGGACAGCAGCGCCATGCAGCAGGTCTTGACAATAACCCGGCGTGTGGCTGTTAGTGACGCCCCGGTGCTCATCCTGGGCGAAAGCGGCACCGGCAAGGAACTGATTGCCCGCGCCATCCACTATCACAGTCCGAGAAAAGACAATCCCCTCGTTACGGTCAACTGTCCGACGATCCCGGACAATCTGCTGGAAAGCGAACTGTTCGGACACGTCAAGGGTGCGTTCACCGGAGCGCTCCGGGACCGTAAAGGCAAATTTGAACAGGCGCACACCGGCACACTTTTCCTGGACGAGATCGGCGATCTTAATACCGAGCTGCAGGCCAAACTGCTGCGGGTGCTGCAGGAATATGAATTTGAACGCGTGGGCGGCAGCGAAAGCATTAAAGTCAATGTCCGAATGATTGCCGCCACCAACCGGGATTTGTATCAACAGGTCCAGGAAGGTCAATTCCGCGAGGACCTGTACTACCGTCTGAGTGTGGTGCCCATTACGATTCCGCCGCTGCGTGAACGACCCGAGGATATTCCCGCTCTGGTGAATAATTTTATCGCACGCTACAGCGGTGACCGCAACATGCACATCGACCCCGATCTCATATCCGCGTTGGAATCTCATGACTGGCCCGGGAACGTACGCGAGCTTGAAAATATGATTCGTCGTATGATTACATTGTCAGAGTCAGACCGACTGACTCTGAATGATCTGCCGCAAACCATAAAAACTCCCCCGGAACGCAAACAAATCATTCAGGTCCCGGAGCAGGGCATTCCTCTGGCCGAAGTAGAGCGCCGCGTCATCCGGCAAACCCTGGATAAAACCGGGGGCAACCAAACCCGCGCTGCACATATGCTGAATATTCCCCGGCATGTGCTCTTGTACCGTATGAAAAAACTGGGAATGCGGGAGTAA
- a CDS encoding DUF4136 domain-containing protein: MKSIALFLLPLLFTISCSGVRVAVNYDQGVDFSEYATYTFAEPRQNKAGTRHFITKSILLEIDPLLKEKGLQKSDPKRADLTVHFYTLVKNQRQFISPSYRVDRWGRVWQRRPGHVRKYKQGTLVIDIVDRRKKELVWQGVGSGILNPNDPQEHFLDAVREILKDFPPA; the protein is encoded by the coding sequence ATGAAATCGATTGCTCTTTTTCTGCTGCCCCTCTTATTCACCATCAGCTGTTCCGGCGTACGGGTTGCCGTCAATTATGACCAGGGGGTCGATTTCTCTGAGTATGCAACCTATACCTTTGCCGAACCCCGCCAGAACAAAGCCGGAACTCGGCATTTTATTACCAAAAGCATACTCTTGGAAATTGATCCGCTGCTAAAAGAAAAGGGATTGCAAAAATCAGATCCCAAACGCGCGGATCTGACTGTTCATTTCTATACGCTGGTTAAAAATCAACGGCAGTTCATATCCCCGTCCTATCGTGTCGACCGTTGGGGACGGGTCTGGCAGCGCAGACCCGGACATGTAAGGAAATACAAACAAGGCACCCTTGTGATCGATATCGTTGACCGCCGCAAAAAAGAACTCGTGTGGCAGGGTGTGGGCAGCGGGATTCTCAATCCAAATGATCCTCAGGAACATTTCCTGGATGCAGTCAGAGAGATTCTAAAGGATTTTCCGCCAGCTTGA
- a CDS encoding ATP-binding protein yields the protein MSNNSQNQSYLLLIIILIIVITLLHYRTPTSKLEFHLVYMQAYFIPILLAAFRFGKLGGLGSAVIVSLLYLPHIMLHWGGVSGDNVMRFSQVLLFNAIGYLTGLKSQGEQRQRTMAESAAQKLEQSLQDLERRSEELLETQQQLQAADRLATIGELTASLAHEVRNPLGSIRGAVEIIRNEVPEKVRQLEFFDILIQDTKRLNQVVENYLSFAKPHSSEYETFDLVDILNNIGIMIGARTRKHNISLHIDTGHNPAPLLVHSDANLVWQAVMNVTLNAVDASPEDGRVSLKVEPADAGRIRLSVTDQGRGIPQIHLPQVFESFFTTKPDGSGLGLAIVKRLADQNNWEIRVNSEPERGTEFIFYFPGPG from the coding sequence ATGTCAAATAACTCTCAAAACCAAAGTTATCTTCTCCTGATCATCATACTGATCATAGTGATCACGCTGCTGCATTACCGGACCCCCACATCCAAGCTTGAATTTCATCTCGTGTACATGCAGGCGTATTTCATCCCCATTCTGCTGGCTGCGTTCCGCTTCGGCAAGCTCGGCGGGCTGGGCAGCGCGGTGATTGTGAGTCTCTTGTACCTGCCTCACATCATGCTGCACTGGGGCGGCGTGTCCGGTGATAACGTGATGCGTTTCAGTCAGGTCCTGCTGTTCAATGCTATTGGCTATCTGACCGGTCTAAAAAGCCAAGGAGAACAACGCCAGCGTACTATGGCCGAATCAGCCGCGCAAAAACTGGAACAATCCCTGCAGGATTTGGAACGGCGCAGCGAGGAACTGTTAGAAACCCAGCAGCAATTGCAGGCAGCCGACCGTCTGGCGACGATCGGAGAACTTACTGCCAGTTTGGCTCACGAAGTTCGAAATCCGCTCGGTTCCATACGCGGTGCGGTGGAAATTATTCGCAATGAGGTACCGGAAAAAGTCAGACAGCTCGAGTTCTTTGATATTCTTATTCAGGACACCAAACGACTGAATCAGGTGGTGGAAAATTATCTGAGTTTTGCCAAACCGCATTCTTCTGAATACGAAACCTTTGACCTGGTGGACATTCTCAACAATATCGGCATCATGATCGGCGCCCGGACGCGCAAACACAATATTTCATTACACATCGACACCGGGCACAACCCTGCTCCGCTGTTGGTTCACAGCGATGCCAATCTGGTTTGGCAGGCGGTAATGAATGTGACCCTCAACGCCGTGGACGCCTCACCTGAAGATGGCCGGGTCAGCCTGAAAGTCGAACCCGCTGATGCCGGAAGAATCAGGCTTTCGGTGACAGATCAGGGCCGCGGCATCCCGCAAATACACCTGCCGCAGGTGTTCGAGTCATTTTTTACGACAAAACCGGACGGATCAGGACTGGGGCTGGCCATTGTCAAACGCCTGGCTGATCAGAACAACTGGGAGATCCGGGTGAACAGCGAACCGGAACGCGGTACGGAATTTATCTTTTATTTCCCGGGCCCGGGATAA
- a CDS encoding DUF302 domain-containing protein codes for MNYYFSAQIDKSFDEALDDVKEALKKEGFGVLTEIDVKETMKKKLDVEFRNYRILGACNPPFAHKALQAEDKIGTMLPCNVIVQEQNSRVEVAAIDPVALMQAVENPGLADVAEEIQKKLKTVIESL; via the coding sequence ATGAATTATTATTTTTCAGCACAAATAGACAAATCATTTGACGAGGCTCTGGATGATGTGAAAGAGGCTCTGAAAAAGGAGGGTTTCGGTGTTTTGACAGAAATTGATGTCAAAGAAACCATGAAGAAGAAGCTGGATGTAGAGTTTCGCAATTACCGGATTCTGGGCGCCTGCAATCCGCCGTTTGCACACAAAGCGCTGCAGGCCGAGGACAAGATCGGGACCATGCTGCCGTGCAATGTGATCGTCCAGGAGCAGAACAGCAGGGTAGAAGTGGCGGCCATTGATCCGGTGGCTTTGATGCAGGCGGTCGAAAATCCGGGTTTGGCCGATGTGGCGGAAGAGATACAGAAAAAATTAAAAACTGTGATCGAGTCCCTTTGA